Proteins from a single region of Chryseobacterium sp. T16E-39:
- a CDS encoding FecR family protein: MSLEEEFEKNWKSATEEQNKIDDITDRKIWTGIEKKIERRKSVKKIYWIAAALIPFFALLIIFKNTFQTSGRGAERILVYETMEKGKLFQLPDGSTVDLKPYSTLTLDRSFGEKDRKMVFVGQGKFSVAKDKARPFRINAGEFNVQVLGTQFFLDQKSTEKKVELFEGKVKIEHGKTITYLLPKEIWINDNGKQDYHFYHPDKQRSFTFDHAAYSEAIEQLERTYNISISYPVQFKNKKVSGAFTGNLNEVLSVISYPFNLKPEKTSEKEIILK, encoded by the coding sequence ATGAGTTTAGAAGAAGAATTTGAGAAAAACTGGAAATCAGCGACTGAGGAACAGAATAAAATAGATGACATCACCGATCGAAAGATCTGGACAGGAATTGAAAAGAAGATCGAAAGAAGAAAGTCTGTAAAAAAAATCTATTGGATAGCCGCGGCACTGATTCCCTTTTTTGCCCTTTTAATCATTTTTAAAAATACATTTCAGACTTCAGGTCGTGGAGCTGAAAGGATATTGGTGTATGAGACCATGGAAAAGGGAAAATTATTTCAACTGCCGGATGGAAGTACAGTCGATCTGAAACCGTACAGTACACTTACACTGGACCGAAGCTTTGGCGAAAAAGACCGGAAAATGGTTTTTGTGGGACAGGGAAAGTTCAGTGTTGCAAAAGACAAAGCACGACCATTTAGAATTAATGCCGGAGAATTTAATGTTCAGGTTCTGGGGACACAATTCTTCTTAGACCAGAAGTCTACAGAAAAAAAGGTTGAATTGTTTGAAGGAAAAGTGAAAATAGAACATGGCAAAACGATCACTTATTTACTTCCTAAAGAAATCTGGATCAATGATAATGGGAAGCAGGATTATCATTTTTATCATCCTGATAAACAGAGGAGTTTCACTTTTGATCATGCTGCCTATTCTGAGGCGATAGAACAATTGGAAAGGACCTACAACATCAGTATATCATATCCTGTTCAGTTTAAAAATAAAAAAGTAAGCGGAGCATTCACCGGAAACCTTAATGAGGTTCTTTCCGTCATAAGCTACCCGTTTAACCTTAAACCAGAAAAGACCAGTGAAAAAGAAATCATATTAAAATAG
- a CDS encoding RNA polymerase sigma factor encodes MAQFKKIYSEYKHKVYFFVRKYVQRDEDVEDIVQDIFVHLWKHIDKANDASSIEAIIFKASKQEVANFYRKNKLEMVPSDHHIIQETEDEVSDEAGKEEQISRMEVLLDQLPRKTKELFMQHTLENLSYSHLAKENKISKVAIGKHINKAISFLKINLH; translated from the coding sequence ATGGCACAATTCAAAAAAATATATTCTGAATATAAACATAAAGTTTATTTCTTCGTCAGAAAATACGTCCAGAGAGATGAGGATGTAGAAGATATTGTGCAGGATATATTTGTACATCTGTGGAAGCATATCGACAAAGCGAATGATGCGTCCTCAATAGAAGCAATTATTTTCAAAGCGAGTAAACAGGAGGTTGCCAATTTTTACCGTAAAAATAAACTGGAGATGGTGCCTTCGGATCATCATATAATTCAGGAAACAGAAGATGAGGTTTCGGATGAGGCGGGTAAAGAGGAGCAGATTTCCAGAATGGAAGTTTTATTGGATCAACTTCCCCGGAAAACCAAAGAATTATTCATGCAGCATACCCTTGAAAATCTCAGCTATTCCCATTTAGCTAAAGAAAATAAAATTTCCAAAGTAGCCATTGGCAAACATATCAATAAAGCGATCAGCTTTCTGAAAATTAATCTTCACTAA
- a CDS encoding LacI family DNA-binding transcriptional regulator, with product MKRVTIKDLSKFLSLSTSTISRALLNDKNINPETQKRVVEAAEKLGYKPNSTALNLKYGKSKNIGLVVPEMITPFSSKVLKGIQNILDPLGYRVIITQSDENPLTERENLKLLEEFNVDGIIINLCHESLNEELYKKLISNDIPMVFFDRIPGKSLQVSKVIVDDQIKASLVVEHLINTGRKRIAHIMGPLTIRNVTERANGYKRILAKYDLTDPDLIISTEGMTFEDGRKAVQELLDKNVQFDSIFAFSDTLAIGAMNYLHERKIKIPDEVAIASFSGTELATIVHPQLTTVQQPLEKMGETAAQLILEKIKDPASPDQTIIMETELIYRASTVSAE from the coding sequence ATGAAGCGTGTAACCATTAAAGATCTGTCAAAATTTTTGTCATTATCTACCTCTACGATCTCCAGAGCACTGCTTAATGATAAAAATATAAATCCGGAGACCCAAAAAAGGGTCGTGGAAGCTGCCGAGAAATTAGGCTATAAACCGAACTCAACAGCATTGAATTTAAAGTACGGAAAATCGAAAAATATCGGATTGGTTGTTCCGGAAATGATTACACCTTTTTCATCAAAAGTTCTTAAGGGGATTCAGAATATCTTAGATCCTTTAGGGTATAGGGTAATTATTACACAGTCGGACGAAAATCCATTGACAGAAAGGGAAAATCTTAAGCTTTTAGAAGAATTTAATGTTGATGGAATCATTATTAACCTCTGTCATGAAAGCCTTAATGAAGAGCTATACAAAAAGCTGATCAGCAATGATATTCCAATGGTTTTTTTTGATAGAATACCTGGGAAATCACTACAAGTATCCAAGGTAATTGTGGACGATCAGATCAAAGCTTCGTTGGTTGTAGAACACCTGATTAATACCGGTAGAAAAAGGATTGCCCATATTATGGGACCATTAACGATAAGAAACGTGACTGAAAGAGCAAATGGATACAAACGCATCTTAGCTAAATATGATCTTACTGATCCGGATCTTATTATTTCTACAGAAGGAATGACCTTCGAAGACGGTAGAAAGGCAGTGCAGGAGCTGTTGGATAAAAATGTTCAGTTTGACAGTATTTTTGCATTTTCCGATACGCTGGCTATAGGAGCAATGAATTATCTTCATGAGCGGAAGATCAAAATTCCTGATGAAGTAGCAATTGCAAGCTTTTCAGGGACAGAACTTGCGACGATTGTACACCCACAATTGACAACAGTTCAGCAGCCTTTGGAAAAAATGGGTGAAACTGCCGCCCAATTAATATTGGAAAAAATAAAAGATCCGGCATCTCCTGATCAGACCATTATCATGGAAACGGAATTGATCTATAGAGCATCTACGGTTTCGGCGGAATAG
- a CDS encoding mannitol dehydrogenase family protein has product MTPTSYQYQRENIRTGIVHIGVGNFHRAHQQYYTNLLLENKDQQQWGICGIALLPSDEKIVQDLRSQNLDYTLTVCGRDGKDEVYTIGSLTELIWGIEDPKAVIAKIADPAVKIISLTITEGGYNLDKETNEFNLKDENIQYDLKNPVTPKTVFGFIAEGLRQRKKNDSGRITILSCDNLQHNGNTAKRAFTTFIEAQDHSLADWVKTNVSFPNSMVDRITPATTAQDIERLNQKSGSNDKAPVYCEDFIQWVIEDQFIAGRPEWEKTGVEFTDDVTAFENMKLSLLNASHTLLSYPSFLKGHRKVDQAMEDESIVRLIRDFMNIDITPYVPAPAHTDLDLYKQTLIERFSNHSVSDQVSRLCFDGISKFPVYIMHNVIKMINDDKDLTRIAFLIASYRHYLKYKTDDKGFSYDIGEPWLTKDDQALINSDKSVDFLDLSPFKSIELKKVNAFVKLYDQFVKDLKNNGVAPVLESILN; this is encoded by the coding sequence ATGACTCCTACTTCTTATCAATATCAACGCGAAAATATCAGAACCGGTATCGTGCATATTGGTGTTGGAAATTTTCACAGAGCCCACCAGCAATATTATACCAACCTCCTTTTAGAAAATAAAGATCAGCAGCAATGGGGAATCTGTGGTATTGCATTACTTCCTTCCGACGAAAAAATAGTACAGGACCTGAGATCCCAAAATCTGGATTACACCCTTACGGTTTGTGGGAGGGACGGAAAAGATGAAGTCTATACGATCGGTTCTCTCACTGAATTAATCTGGGGGATAGAAGATCCTAAAGCTGTGATTGCAAAAATTGCTGATCCGGCGGTAAAGATCATCAGTTTAACGATTACAGAAGGAGGATACAATCTGGATAAGGAAACCAATGAATTCAATTTAAAAGATGAAAATATCCAATATGATTTAAAGAATCCTGTTACCCCTAAAACAGTTTTTGGATTTATTGCAGAAGGGCTAAGGCAACGTAAAAAAAATGATTCAGGCCGTATCACGATCCTTTCTTGTGACAATCTCCAGCATAACGGAAATACCGCTAAAAGAGCATTTACCACTTTTATAGAGGCTCAGGATCACAGTCTGGCAGACTGGGTAAAAACCAATGTTAGCTTTCCAAATAGCATGGTCGACAGGATTACCCCTGCCACTACTGCCCAGGATATTGAAAGGCTTAATCAAAAAAGTGGCTCGAACGATAAAGCACCTGTGTATTGTGAAGATTTCATCCAATGGGTTATTGAAGATCAATTCATAGCAGGAAGACCTGAATGGGAAAAAACAGGTGTAGAATTTACGGATGATGTTACTGCTTTTGAAAATATGAAATTGAGTCTTCTTAATGCTTCACACACCCTATTATCCTATCCCTCTTTTTTAAAAGGCCACCGTAAAGTCGATCAGGCAATGGAAGATGAAAGTATTGTGAGGCTGATCCGGGATTTTATGAACATTGATATCACGCCTTATGTCCCTGCACCTGCCCATACAGATTTAGATCTCTATAAGCAGACTTTGATCGAACGGTTTTCCAATCACAGTGTAAGTGACCAGGTCAGCAGGCTTTGTTTTGACGGGATCTCAAAATTTCCGGTGTACATCATGCATAATGTCATTAAAATGATCAATGATGATAAAGATCTCACCCGGATCGCTTTTCTTATCGCTTCTTACAGGCATTATTTAAAATACAAAACTGATGATAAAGGTTTTTCTTATGATATTGGTGAACCGTGGTTAACAAAGGATGACCAGGCCTTAATTAATAGCGATAAATCCGTTGATTTTTTGGATTTATCTCCTTTTAAAAGTATTGAATTAAAAAAGGTAAACGCATTTGTCAAATTGTATGATCAGTTTGTAAAGGACCTTAAAAATAATGGTGTCGCTCCTGTTTTAGAATCCATCTTAAATTAA
- a CDS encoding MFS transporter, which yields MQTNSDIKTLNIKSNSSILPFAIITFIYFIVGFLTTVNEQLQAPLKFTFLAHAGGLKNTFTTLISFFFFLGYLLNGTLGSKWVNAFGYKNTILRGLFFMISGLLMYLCSSWFGYRFPTLDFKIGDAVIPFGFIIFVVGSYLMGTSAAIIQVVVNPYAASYPLKGTQPVQRLNILTAINSIGTTSAPFFVTIVMFSGISIENIEIKQLLLPLSVLIICIVTVMIITKRLHLPDIENTRAVGGEKLERSIWSFRHFALGVMAIFFYVGTEVAIGANINLNAFELMESGHPITFFGKTDIIIGGMDLGIHALLSTLYWGGFLVGRSISSFFSKISARTQLATTTVLATILAITSMITQNLWFLVAIGLLHSSMWSCIYSLSIKGLNKYTSKASGVFISAVFGGAVFTLLQGGLADLFGSWRWTWILTVVCELLMLSYALFGSKIREKDIIN from the coding sequence ATGCAGACCAATTCCGATATAAAAACATTGAATATAAAGTCTAACAGCAGCATCCTCCCTTTCGCTATTATTACTTTTATTTATTTTATTGTTGGTTTTTTAACCACCGTTAATGAACAGCTGCAAGCTCCCTTAAAGTTTACTTTTTTGGCGCATGCCGGAGGTTTAAAAAATACGTTTACGACATTAATTTCCTTTTTTTTCTTTTTAGGATATTTATTAAATGGAACTTTAGGAAGCAAATGGGTTAATGCTTTCGGATACAAAAACACGATCCTCAGAGGTTTATTTTTTATGATTTCCGGATTACTGATGTATCTATGCTCTTCATGGTTTGGGTATCGGTTTCCAACACTGGATTTCAAAATTGGTGATGCTGTTATTCCTTTTGGGTTCATTATTTTTGTTGTTGGATCTTATTTAATGGGAACTTCTGCTGCCATTATTCAGGTAGTTGTGAATCCTTATGCTGCTTCTTATCCTTTAAAAGGAACACAGCCAGTACAACGTCTGAATATTTTAACAGCAATTAATTCTATTGGGACGACCTCAGCACCTTTTTTTGTAACTATTGTCATGTTTAGTGGGATCTCTATAGAAAATATTGAAATCAAACAACTCTTATTACCACTCTCTGTATTGATTATCTGTATCGTAACCGTTATGATCATTACCAAGCGTCTTCATCTTCCGGATATTGAAAACACAAGAGCTGTTGGAGGGGAAAAACTGGAAAGAAGCATCTGGTCATTCCGACATTTTGCTTTAGGCGTAATGGCCATTTTCTTTTATGTAGGAACGGAAGTCGCAATTGGAGCCAATATCAATCTGAATGCCTTTGAATTGATGGAATCTGGGCACCCCATTACTTTTTTTGGGAAAACTGATATTATCATTGGTGGGATGGATCTGGGAATACATGCTTTATTATCTACTTTATATTGGGGTGGTTTTCTTGTTGGTCGATCTATCTCAAGTTTCTTCAGCAAAATTTCAGCAAGAACACAGCTCGCTACAACCACTGTCCTCGCCACAATATTAGCTATTACATCCATGATCACTCAGAACCTTTGGTTTCTGGTAGCGATTGGACTTTTACACTCTTCTATGTGGAGCTGTATTTATTCCCTTTCGATAAAAGGGTTGAATAAGTATACTTCAAAAGCTTCCGGTGTATTCATTTCCGCCGTATTTGGAGGAGCGGTATTTACCCTACTTCAGGGAGGATTGGCAGATCTTTTCGGTTCATGGAGATGGACGTGGATATTGACCGTAGTCTGTGAACTCCTTATGCTTTCTTATGCTCTCTTTGGATCCAAAATAAGAGAGAAAGATATTATTAATTAA
- a CDS encoding PaaI family thioesterase, with protein MTPEKKQLILDSFNRSETLKFYKAELLEVETDFVSIKIPKMEMMTRKAGMFNGAMIASLVDVSSGYAAVSNYKDDCYVVTIELKVNYLRPAMGEALVSKSYVVKGGGKISVIRTEIYTVDENGSSETHVATSLVTMMRLK; from the coding sequence ATGACACCAGAGAAAAAACAACTTATTCTAGACAGTTTCAACCGATCAGAAACATTAAAATTCTATAAAGCAGAACTTCTTGAAGTAGAAACTGATTTCGTTTCTATTAAAATTCCAAAAATGGAGATGATGACACGCAAAGCAGGGATGTTCAATGGGGCAATGATTGCTTCTTTAGTGGATGTTTCTTCTGGTTATGCTGCAGTGAGCAATTATAAAGATGATTGTTATGTGGTAACCATAGAGCTTAAAGTCAATTATCTGCGACCGGCAATGGGTGAGGCGTTGGTTTCGAAATCGTATGTGGTAAAAGGTGGTGGGAAAATCAGTGTGATCAGGACCGAAATTTATACAGTGGATGAAAATGGCTCTTCTGAAACACATGTAGCTACTTCACTGGTTACCATGATGCGACTCAAATAA
- a CDS encoding type IA DNA topoisomerase translates to MKLCIAEKPSVARDIAKVLGATTPKQGYMEGNGYCVTWTFGHLCTLKEPHDYGPQYKSWNLFLLPIIPNNFGIKLIPNKGVENQFKVIEKLVEECDEVINCGDAGQEGELIQRWVLQKAKCNKPIQRLWISSLTEEAIKEGFEKLKPADDYKNLYLAGNARAIGDWLLGINATRLFTKKFGNNKVVLSIGRVQTPTLAMLVQRQKEIDSFNTEEYWELKTKYRDVIFNAAIDRLKTLDRAEKGLEYLKVNLFEIVSFEIKEGKEKNLRLFDLTGLQVEANKKFGYSADSTLKYIQSLYEKKHVTYPRVDTTYLSESLYPKIEGILRKMHFYQELISPLLEQPIPKSKAVFDDAKVTDHHAIIPTEVPPSQNLSREEKLVYDLIAKRFISVFYPECKISNTLVEGKVGTIPFKTSGRQILEPGWRAVYAKDAKEESSDKEKDKEEEQTIPEFTVGETGPHDPMIHQGKTSPPKPYTEATLLRAMETAGKQVEDEELRELLKNNGIGRPSTRANIIETLFKRKYIEKKRKNLIATQTGIQLIDTIEDELLKSPELTGEWELKLRKIESGEYEANQFKEELIQMVSELTRKVVDGKGKVITLQEEEKVVEKKKREPAPKKELQSFEETKCPKCKEHNLIKGKTAVGCSDFKNCGFKIPFELFGKKLSEKQLLDLILKGKTSKLKGFTSHPDSLAEGILSLSDDFTVLLG, encoded by the coding sequence ATGAAGCTTTGTATTGCCGAGAAACCCAGTGTTGCCAGAGATATCGCCAAAGTATTAGGTGCTACCACGCCTAAGCAGGGCTATATGGAAGGAAACGGCTATTGTGTAACATGGACATTCGGTCATCTTTGTACCCTTAAAGAACCCCATGATTATGGGCCTCAATACAAATCCTGGAATCTGTTTTTATTACCGATCATTCCTAATAATTTTGGGATCAAATTAATTCCCAATAAAGGCGTTGAAAATCAGTTCAAAGTAATCGAAAAATTAGTTGAAGAATGTGATGAGGTGATTAACTGTGGTGATGCCGGGCAGGAAGGAGAGCTGATACAGCGGTGGGTCTTGCAGAAAGCAAAATGCAACAAACCTATTCAACGTTTATGGATTTCTTCACTTACCGAAGAAGCGATTAAAGAAGGTTTTGAGAAATTAAAACCCGCTGATGATTACAAGAATCTTTATTTGGCTGGAAATGCCAGGGCAATAGGGGATTGGTTGTTGGGAATCAATGCCACCCGTCTTTTTACCAAAAAATTTGGCAATAATAAAGTTGTTCTCTCCATTGGTAGAGTGCAGACCCCAACGTTGGCGATGTTGGTTCAGCGTCAGAAAGAAATTGACAGTTTTAATACTGAAGAATATTGGGAATTAAAAACCAAATACCGTGATGTTATTTTCAATGCAGCCATTGATAGATTAAAAACATTGGATCGGGCTGAAAAGGGATTGGAATATCTTAAGGTTAATCTTTTTGAAATCGTTTCTTTTGAAATCAAGGAAGGAAAAGAGAAAAATCTAAGATTATTCGACCTGACGGGACTTCAGGTGGAAGCCAATAAAAAGTTTGGGTACTCTGCCGACAGTACCTTAAAATATATTCAAAGTCTGTACGAGAAAAAACATGTAACGTATCCTCGTGTAGATACCACCTATTTATCGGAAAGCCTTTATCCTAAAATAGAAGGTATTCTCCGCAAAATGCACTTTTACCAGGAATTGATTTCACCATTGCTGGAGCAGCCTATTCCGAAGTCAAAGGCCGTTTTTGATGATGCTAAAGTGACCGATCACCATGCCATCATTCCGACCGAAGTTCCACCTTCACAAAATTTAAGCAGGGAAGAAAAACTAGTATATGATCTTATCGCTAAACGTTTTATCTCTGTTTTTTATCCGGAATGTAAAATTTCCAATACGTTGGTAGAGGGAAAAGTAGGGACTATTCCTTTTAAAACCAGTGGGAGACAGATTCTTGAACCTGGTTGGAGAGCGGTTTATGCTAAAGATGCAAAAGAAGAAAGTTCCGATAAAGAAAAAGATAAAGAGGAAGAGCAGACCATTCCTGAATTCACTGTTGGAGAGACAGGACCTCATGATCCGATGATCCATCAGGGAAAAACTTCACCCCCAAAACCTTATACAGAAGCAACGCTTTTGAGAGCTATGGAAACGGCAGGAAAACAGGTTGAAGACGAAGAACTTCGTGAATTATTGAAAAACAATGGGATCGGAAGACCTTCAACCCGGGCGAATATTATAGAAACTCTTTTTAAGAGAAAATATATTGAAAAGAAAAGAAAGAACCTTATCGCCACACAGACCGGAATTCAATTGATCGATACTATTGAAGATGAATTGTTGAAAAGTCCCGAACTCACCGGTGAATGGGAGTTAAAGCTTCGTAAAATTGAAAGTGGTGAATATGAAGCCAATCAGTTTAAAGAAGAATTGATTCAAATGGTTTCTGAGCTGACCAGGAAAGTGGTGGATGGAAAAGGAAAGGTGATCACTCTTCAGGAAGAGGAAAAAGTGGTTGAAAAGAAAAAGAGAGAACCGGCTCCTAAAAAAGAGCTTCAATCCTTTGAAGAAACTAAATGTCCTAAATGCAAAGAGCACAACCTGATCAAGGGAAAAACGGCAGTGGGATGTTCTGATTTTAAAAACTGTGGATTTAAAATACCATTTGAACTCTTCGGAAAAAAACTATCGGAAAAACAACTTCTTGATCTTATCCTGAAAGGGAAAACCTCAAAATTAAAAGGTTTCACATCTCATCCTGATTCTCTGGCAGAAGGTATTCTTTCATTATCTGATGACTTCACCGTACTGTTGGGATAG
- a CDS encoding sensor histidine kinase translates to MDLSQDKNDSFITSEIGKQAFWYDFIVSLQYRWHRRIALLLLFGLLFLTSKEKEYTGALDLYLNMAFVVYLLILIYLNVYVLIPKLLTKSKIFLYILSLIILAVFTFAVVNYFDQQFYEYRIIKNGRPTFSFISLLHFTLSLNIILASTTAVKLFQNWLRNRENFYRMREINFQNELALLKNQISPHFLFNTLNNANILIENNPKLASSLILNLSELLRYQIYDCSEESIVLSSDIQFFENFLFIESSRRDDFEYEILVTGEKHDIFIPPLLFIPFIENAVKHNSNDQKAFIKVHFHLENNILHFTCTNSKDSVQPTARSGGIGLTNIKKRLELLYPDRYQLTIENNPSSFFVDLILEL, encoded by the coding sequence ATGGATCTTTCACAAGATAAAAATGACAGCTTCATTACCAGTGAGATAGGTAAGCAAGCATTTTGGTATGATTTCATCGTCTCTTTACAATACCGCTGGCATAGACGTATCGCTTTGCTTCTTCTTTTTGGCCTTTTATTCCTTACCTCAAAGGAAAAAGAATATACCGGTGCATTGGATTTGTATCTCAATATGGCATTTGTAGTTTATCTTTTGATTTTAATTTATCTGAATGTCTACGTACTTATTCCTAAACTACTGACCAAAAGTAAAATATTTCTTTACATTCTCAGTCTCATTATACTTGCTGTTTTCACTTTCGCAGTAGTGAACTATTTTGACCAACAATTTTATGAGTATCGAATTATAAAAAATGGAAGACCCACCTTTTCTTTTATCAGCCTTCTTCATTTCACGCTTTCCCTTAATATTATACTTGCTTCAACAACAGCTGTAAAACTGTTCCAAAATTGGTTAAGGAACCGGGAGAATTTTTACAGAATGCGGGAAATTAATTTTCAAAATGAGCTGGCTCTTTTAAAGAATCAGATTTCACCCCATTTTTTGTTTAATACACTAAACAATGCCAACATCCTGATTGAAAATAATCCCAAACTTGCATCTTCTCTTATTCTGAACCTTTCTGAACTCCTAAGGTATCAGATTTATGACTGTTCCGAAGAATCCATTGTCCTAAGTTCAGATATTCAGTTTTTTGAAAATTTTCTTTTTATAGAATCTTCCAGAAGGGATGATTTCGAATATGAGATTTTAGTAACCGGGGAAAAACATGATATCTTCATTCCCCCTTTGCTATTCATTCCTTTCATAGAAAATGCAGTAAAACATAACAGCAATGATCAGAAAGCTTTTATAAAAGTTCATTTTCACCTGGAAAACAATATTTTACATTTTACCTGTACAAATTCTAAAGATTCTGTTCAGCCAACTGCACGATCAGGAGGAATAGGGCTTACCAACATCAAAAAAAGGCTTGAACTTCTGTATCCGGATCGATATCAACTTACCATAGAAAATAATCCATCATCATTTTTTGTAGATCTTATTTTAGAATTATAA
- a CDS encoding sterol desaturase family protein: MFDFDKTFGTHGQEVIWQWTVPVFILVIFIEMGYSHFNKEKLYETKDLGTNILFALLNYGLDIIMKGFSMFVMMFFYHHRIFDWEFGIWYWIAVFLAQDFAYYVHHYVDHHSRVFWAVHITHHNSDYFNITTGFRSPVFQPLYRYLFFSPLAFLGFNPWHVMIAYSLIQIYGTFIHTQTIKSMGFLEYILVTPSHHRVHHACNIKYLDRNMGMGLIIWDKIFGTFEKEDPEVPVKYGVYPKIKSKDPATVLFYEWRRIGKDIRQPGISFKNRLKYLFYSPGWRHDGTGKTVKQFQKEYYEKQKNI, from the coding sequence ATGTTTGATTTTGATAAAACTTTCGGAACCCACGGGCAGGAAGTCATTTGGCAATGGACTGTCCCCGTATTTATTTTAGTAATTTTTATAGAAATGGGATACAGCCATTTCAATAAAGAGAAATTATATGAAACCAAAGATCTTGGAACAAATATTCTTTTTGCACTCCTGAATTATGGACTGGATATCATCATGAAAGGTTTTTCTATGTTTGTGATGATGTTTTTTTACCACCATCGTATTTTTGATTGGGAATTTGGAATATGGTATTGGATTGCAGTATTTCTCGCGCAGGATTTTGCCTATTATGTCCACCATTATGTAGATCATCATTCCCGTGTCTTCTGGGCGGTACATATCACCCATCACAATTCCGATTATTTTAATATTACTACGGGTTTTAGAAGTCCGGTATTCCAGCCTTTATACAGGTACCTGTTTTTTTCTCCTTTAGCATTTCTAGGATTTAATCCATGGCATGTGATGATCGCCTATTCTTTAATACAGATTTACGGTACATTCATTCATACACAGACAATTAAAAGCATGGGGTTTTTAGAATATATTTTGGTAACCCCTTCGCATCATCGTGTACATCACGCCTGCAATATCAAATATCTTGATCGCAATATGGGAATGGGGCTGATTATCTGGGATAAAATTTTTGGAACATTTGAAAAGGAAGATCCTGAAGTTCCGGTGAAGTATGGAGTATATCCCAAAATAAAATCTAAAGATCCTGCTACGGTCCTTTTCTACGAATGGAGAAGGATTGGGAAAGATATCAGACAACCTGGAATATCTTTTAAAAATAGGTTAAAATATCTGTTTTATTCACCAGGCTGGAGACATGATGGCACTGGAAAAACAGTAAAACAGTTTCAAAAAGAATATTACGAAAAACAAAAGAATATATAG
- a CDS encoding GNAT family N-acetyltransferase produces the protein MERTEVVIGTHNRGEIQLFSDDQKIGKMDISVIGQKLTVYHTEVNPEHEGKGFAKILLDRLVSYARENDLKIVPLCPYVFAQFKRHPDEYNDVWFKD, from the coding sequence CGGTACCCACAACAGAGGAGAAATACAATTATTCTCGGATGATCAGAAAATAGGGAAAATGGATATCTCAGTAATCGGACAGAAGTTAACGGTTTATCATACAGAAGTAAATCCTGAACACGAAGGGAAGGGTTTTGCTAAAATACTACTTGACAGGCTGGTTTCTTATGCCCGGGAAAATGATTTGAAGATAGTTCCTTTATGCCCTTATGTTTTTGCTCAATTCAAACGTCATCCAGACGAGTATAATGACGTTTGGTTTAAGGATTAA